The following coding sequences lie in one Mesorhizobium sp. DCY119 genomic window:
- the sufC gene encoding Fe-S cluster assembly ATPase SufC, with translation MLEIKNLHARIAESGVEIIRGLNLTVKAGEVAAIMGPNGSGKSTLSYILAGRPDYEVTEGEILYNGESILEMDPAERAAAGIFLAFQYPMEIPGVATMEFLKVAMNAQRKARGEEPLKIPELLKRVKEEAGLLSMDMAMLKRPLNVGFSGGEKKRAEILQMKLLQPNLCVLDETDSGLDIDALKIVSDGVNALRSPDRAIVVITHYQRLLEHIVPDSVHVLYKGQVIKSGDKSLAFELEENGYAGIIEEAA, from the coding sequence ATGCTTGAGATCAAGAACCTGCATGCCCGGATCGCCGAGAGCGGCGTCGAAATCATCCGCGGGCTGAACCTTACCGTGAAGGCCGGCGAAGTCGCCGCCATCATGGGCCCGAACGGCTCGGGCAAGTCGACCTTGTCCTACATCCTTGCCGGCCGGCCCGACTATGAAGTCACCGAAGGCGAGATTTTGTACAACGGCGAGTCGATCCTCGAAATGGACCCCGCCGAGCGTGCCGCCGCCGGCATTTTCCTCGCATTCCAGTATCCGATGGAGATACCGGGCGTTGCGACCATGGAGTTCCTGAAGGTCGCTATGAACGCGCAGCGCAAGGCACGCGGCGAAGAGCCTTTGAAGATTCCGGAGCTGTTGAAGCGCGTCAAGGAAGAGGCAGGCCTGCTCAGCATGGACATGGCGATGCTGAAGCGTCCGCTGAATGTCGGCTTCTCCGGCGGCGAGAAGAAGCGTGCCGAAATTTTGCAGATGAAGCTGCTTCAGCCGAATCTCTGCGTACTCGACGAGACCGATTCCGGCCTCGACATCGATGCGCTGAAGATCGTTTCGGACGGCGTCAACGCGCTGCGTTCGCCCGACCGTGCCATCGTGGTCATCACCCACTACCAGCGGCTGCTCGAACACATCGTGCCGGACTCGGTTCACGTGCTTTACAAGGGCCAGGTCATCAAGTCGGGCGACAAGTCGCTGGCTTTCGAGTTGGAAGAGAACGGCTATGCCGGGATCATCGAAGAGGCGGCATAG